One stretch of Epinephelus lanceolatus isolate andai-2023 chromosome 15, ASM4190304v1, whole genome shotgun sequence DNA includes these proteins:
- the LOC117266713 gene encoding interferon-inducible GTPase 5-like — MDNPFENEHIQKIKEELQTNGPDAAAAKIQEYLDERDNIPLNIAITGETGSGKSTFVNAFRGILDEEDERAAPAGCVETTLEVSPYPHPNYPNVILWDLPGIGTSEFPADEYLEHVGFERFDFFIIISADRFRENDAKLAQEIQKMGKKFYFICSKIDNTVRDEERRLRSRFSEERTLQQIRDNCIQRLEKLDIASPQVFLVSSCELHLYDFHLLEETLERDIPAQKRNTLLLVMPNVNPEIIRKKKEAFGSKIKYLASVSALIAAAPVPGLSFATDIAMLVSTVSQYQVTFGLDSKSLQSLALSAHVPLADLRSVMTSPLCLNEINKELIIKILACSMADMALMAAEEGFRLIPLIGIPAAASLSFISTYKALHIFLDMLAEDAQRVSKKALGFNTSV; from the exons ATGGATAATCCATTTGAAAATGAACACATTCAAAAAATTAAAGAGGAGCTGCAAACCAATGGGCCTGACGCAGCAGCTGCAAAGATCCAGGAGTATTTGGATGAGCGGGATAATATTCCACTTAATATTGCAATCACTGGAGAGACAGGCTCTGGTAAATCCACCTTTGTTAATGCCTTCAGAGGCATACTAGATGAAGAGGATGAGAGAGCTGCTCCTGCTGGTTGTGTAGAAACCACCTTAGAGGTTTCACCATACCCCCATCCCAACTATCCCAATGTCATACTATGGGATCTTCCTGGTATTGGCACCTCTGAGTTTCCAGCTGATGAGTACCTGGAGCATGTTGGATTTGAAAGGTTTgacttcttcatcatcatctcagcTGATCGCTTCAGAGAAAATGATGCAAAGCTCGCTCAGGAGATTCAGAAGATGGGGAAAAAGTTCTACTTCATTTGTTCAAAGATTGACAATACCGTACGTGATGAGGAACGCCgcctgaggtcaaggttcagcGAAGAAAGGACTCTTCAACAAATCAGGGACAACTGCATTCAAC GTCTTGAAAAATTAGATATTGCGTCTCCACAAGTCTTCCTGGTGTCCAGCTGTGAGCTCCACCTGTATGATTTCCATCTGTTAGAGGAGACCCTGGAGAGAGACATCCCTGCACAGAAGAGGAACACTCTGCTGCTGGTCATGCCCAATGTCAATCCTGAGATCATCAGAAAGAAGAAAGAGGCCTTTGGGTCTAAAATCAAGTACCTTGCCTCTGTATCTGCACTCATAGCAGCTGCACCAGTTCCTGGGCTCTCTTTTGCCACTGATATAGCCATGCTGGTTTCTACAGTCAGTCAATATCAGGTTACATTTGGTCTTGATAGCAAGTCACTGCAGAGTCTTGCTCTTAGTGCACATGTGCCTTTGGCAGATCTTAGAtcagtgatgacatcaccacTTTGTTTAAACGAAATAAACAAAGAGCTTATCATTAAAATACTGGCCTGTTCTATGGCTGACATGGCATTAATGGCAGCAGAGGAAGGGTTCAGATTAATTCCATTAATTGGAatcccagcagcagcatccCTCTCTTTTATCTCCACCTACAAAGCTCTTCATATTTTCCTCGACATGCTCGCTGAGGATGCACAGAGGGTGTCCAAAAAGGCCCTGGGTTTCAACACCTCAGTGTGA